agattttgagaaaattaattaattgtaagcCAACCTCATATAGTTCATTCAAAAAGTCTATCGAACTGCTAGTTCCTACGTGAACTAATCCCTGCCTGTCATcagtgttgaacaattttgtacaGAACTGAGCGGGAACCAActcaatttgaattatatgtAATCATGAAAAAATGGAAAGGACTCacagtaaattaaattaaaaagtcaaaaaaattatatgagaagtattaAGTCATACTTAATAGCGCAGTTTAtggaaaaattgcatttttccaattttttctttccatcctatgttaatgcaaaaatgttAATGAAGAAATCAttctgttaaatggcagccatattttaaactttattatttaatttctgcgaaaacggccccaaatgcacggtagttgtgcatatagagcacgatttatcaatcattttgctatttatttcattaaaatcatcggtacagattttgagaaattctcatttttctatttctctcataacatcctatgtaaatgcaaaaaacaacctggcaatattttaacatatttgaaatggtggcaatattttaattattattattcaaattcaACAATGTACCAATGTGATgtcccacaaaaaaaaataaataaaaattattaagcaCCGCCAGCCTTCGCACTGTGCTGCgctcaaaaataaagttgaacagcaacaacttttgaTAAGGGCGCAACACAAGAAAATAAGATTTTTGGAAAAAGAATTGGCGAAGCCGTTGCAGATGCAACAGCCGTCGCAGATGCAACAGCAGGAGCCGCCTCAGCTGCCGCAGATGCCACAGACGCGTACGGCTTACCAGCAGGAGCCACCGCAGATGTCTCAGCCGCTGCAGCCGTGGCTACAGCCGCTGCAGCCGTGgatgcagccgcagcagccgtgGATGCAATCCTCGCAAACCTTTTCTTATATTATGTTTGACTcccaataaaaatatgtatatatattgaactagtcccaaataaaaaaaaaaaacattaatattatgaattattaataaaaattttcatgaaaaacatatataaaagctAGTAGAAGTCGTATGGAATATTCTTGGATATATAAAAGTGCCGTTATAATAGACCCTGCCAACCCATTATAAGCCTAGCATGTACACGAGGGAAACTGACAGTctctgaaaataagtgaattattaaaaaaaacggTCACCCTTTTTATGCATGACGATGAAAAGTTTGTAATTGGCTCACAataaaaattcatattttgtatatatatttatatattcacagataataatacaaattgtagaatattttaacaatagttgttataaattataaattatttattttatataaataacatgttTACATAATATTCATCGTCAtacttttacttattttcaCAAGGTGGCATCTTTATGCTCCCATAGGTTAGctttctacataagttgacaGCCCCTAACATAGCGGCACTTTTGCATTCCATGCATATATCaaataagttttctttttgtttgcgAATTCTTTTATTTGTAGTTCTGTACATCACACATCTGATTAATTGGGCCATAAATGTACATCATGCACAGCAATCGCCTGGCGCCGCTGGGCTACGATCGGGAAACGAATACAACGATGATAAGCAGCACTCGGAGAAGAGTGCCGATCTGCTTAATGCGCTGCTAATGCCTTGTGTGCTTAGTTTATTGATTAGCTTAATACACTCGCAGATTGTGGCAACAAATACGTTGCCgagcggcagcaacaagaacaacttgCGTCTCTTTTCCTTGTGCGCTTTTGGCGAGAAACCGAATGCGCCTAGAGAGCAGCGATTGCGGCGACGCAAAAGTTTGTACGGTAAGTAGAGCGTATACCAAACCATAATCGCATCCTAACCACTGCCATCTCACCGCCCCCCACACACATCTGCGATTGCGCCTAAATGTGGGCGGCAGCAAGCAGACCAATGCCGGCGGATCCTATTAATCCATGAGCAGCTGTGTAGAGTCCGATGAATGTGACGATGCGGATCCAGTCCCGCATCGGTTGGCACACAAGCAGCCACGGTTTGGTTGGGCGTGGCCAGCAACAGTGAAGATTGCAGCTGTACATTCGTGTTGGATCAATCCGATGGCTGCTATAAGCAACAGCCATGCAGCGATGAGGAGATACCAGAGCTGGACATAAGCCGCACAACCATACTTaaattacatacaaattaattacccagttcaatttatttttggtcaagctgaaattatttttataaatttaatgaatACGTATTTTAGATAATACCATTATTATCTGCTAGgttgatttaatttgatttcttaTACCCATCTCTTTACCCTAATCAGCTGCACCATTTGGGATCAACGCGATGCGAAGAAGGTTCAGATGTTTGTACTTGAGATAGCCTCCGGCATTATTGCGTGCATCGATTCGCTGGGCGTAACCAACGATTACATTTACATAGGCCTCGTCTGTCAGCCACATGATGAGCAACAGCAATGCGGCCATGGACGATGTCAACGTGGACGAGTGCTGTGATTCGATTACGCAGCTGACCAGCGCTTCGTTTCATCTGCAGCATCTGGTCAAGGGTCGGGTCAAGCGCGCCCCAACCCGGCCGCTGATTAATGCGCCGCTGGCGGGATATTGGTAATGGGCTGGAGAACTTTTTCAGACCCGGCTCGGTCACGCCCACAACGCTGACCCTGTTGGTGTCGCTCACGTCCGAGGATGTCATTTGTGGACAGCCCGACGATGAGTACAGACGGCAACGGGACAACGCCCAACATGGAGGACCGTGGACCCATCAAGTTGGAACGGCAGTCGCCATTGCTCAAGACTCTTgatgtatatgtgtacatatatatatatttataacatatatttttatatatttataacaaaaaagATATGTACATGCAAGTATTTGTGTTTtgcaatacaatacaatacagTACAACcagaacaaatatatatacataacaaaatatatatgttcatgcatgagttaataaattataaactcTGCATCGTGACGATGAGACTGACTAAGATTACTATATTCGGAACTATATGTACTAGAAAAGTTgggaaaataaaacatgtttaAAGCTACATGACACAGGCgaattaaaaataatgctAAAAGTCACATAAAGaactacataaatatatatatacacattaatTGTGATGTAATTGctgaaaataaaactttaaacTATATAATTGTAATTGCTAACACTCAAAGAAATTGTCTTATATTTGAGTTGTAATGGAATGCGGAGAAAATGAGCATAAAGCTAACGCaacatatattgtattttttataagtattaaGAAAATTACTTTTACGTCACTTTCTATATTCGTCTTACAAAATGTTAATAGTTGAAACTGTTCGTAATAGTAATTTTAAGCTTGTACAAGTATATCatgtatacattttttcaAAGACTAGcccacatatttatttaaaaacacatttattttatttataaatggatataaccgtgcatttggggccttttcggagaaattaaataataaagtttaaaatatggctgccatttaatagtatgatatataatattgccagcttgttttttttttgcattaacataggatgttatgagagaaatagaaaaatgagaatttctcaaaatctgtaccgatgattttaatgaaataaatagcaaaatgattgataaatcgtgctctatatgcacaactaccgtgcatttggggccgttttcggagaaattaaataataaagtttaaaatatggctgccatttaacaggaTGAATTCTGCATTaacatttttgcattaacataggatggaaagaaaaaattggaaaaattaaatttttccaTAAGCTGCGCTATTAAGTATGACTTAATACTGCTCATATAATTTGCTTTgacttattaatttaatttactgtGAGTCCTTTCCAATTCAAATTGAGTTGGTTCCCGCTAAGTTCtgtacaaaattgttcaacactgATGCCAGGCAGTCATTCAGTTCACGTAGGAACTAGCAGTTCGATAGACTTTTTGAATGAACTA
The Drosophila virilis strain 15010-1051.87 chromosome 6, Dvir_AGI_RSII-ME, whole genome shotgun sequence DNA segment above includes these coding regions:
- the LOC6636189 gene encoding uncharacterized protein; amino-acid sequence: MMSNSNAAMDDVNVDECCDSITQLTSASFHLQHLVKGRVKRAPTRPLINAPLAGYW